A genomic segment from Corythoichthys intestinalis isolate RoL2023-P3 chromosome 2, ASM3026506v1, whole genome shotgun sequence encodes:
- the LOC130912232 gene encoding male-specific lethal 3 homolog — protein sequence MNSRGIRFRFQKGERVLCFEPDPTKAKVLYDAKVLDLIIGKDEHGRRIPKYLIHFNGWSRSWDRWAAEDHVLRDTKESRKLQRKLASEALGRMKKKGWAKRRHPSGTKPSLKTLSKDDDSDDTCLITSSGSSVGDGSEAESSNSGDTTFSEVINKMKVEPDLGVKRESEERIVHVDINIPDVLKKKLEDDCFYINKRKKLVMVPCPTNVVQVLESYVKHFAINKAFMANERYRRQQQQQQQNTTQSSSPQPIPPEKNEDLCKEMVDGLRITFDFTLPMILLYPCEQAQFKKVSSSRLLLAVNEGSPCPSNTQRERSPSPTGHNPPTPQSTDSQPALSDVSTTTPTAPTPKRRRHPDMDCISYQSQSLRRSTRNTPGGERPAEGSSGGGGSSTASPQLKRRLIDNSSQSKFILNLDRKTPVHSGSSSPLPLTPSKDRSGPFHGLESRRNNELNEVLSWKLTPDNYPLNDQPPPPSYLYGVQHLLRLFVKLPEILGKMQIPERNLRALVKHLELFLRFLAEFHDDFFPESAYVSASEAHNNMKQPRTVY from the exons ATGAATTCGCGGGGCATTAGATTTAGATTCCAAAAAGGAGAACGAGTGCTGTGCTTTGAACCCGACCCAACCAAGGCTAAAGTCTTGTATGACGCCAAG GTCCTTGATTTAATCATAGGCAAGGACGAACATGGAAGGAGAATCCCAAAGTACTTGATTCACTTTAACGGTTGGAGCAgaag CTGGGATCGCTGGGCTGCTGAGGATCATGTCCTAAGAGACACAAAGGAAAGCCGTAAATTGCAACGTAAACTGGCGAGTGAAGCTCTCGGTCGCAT GAAGAAAAAGGGATGGGCAAAGAGGCGACATCCTTCTGGTACTAAACCCTCTCTGAAGACTCTATCTAAGGACGACGACAGTGATGACACGT GCTTGATTACATCTTCCGGCAGCAGCGTGGGTGACGGGTCTGAAGCAGAATCTTCCAATAGCGGGGACACCACCTTTTCTGAGGTCATCAACAAAATG AAAGTTGAACCTGATCTCGGTGTCAAAAGGGAAAGCGAGGAGAGGATTGTGCACGTCGACATCAACATCCCGGATGTCCTCAAGAAAAAATTGGAGGACGACTGCTTTTACATCAATAAGAGGAAAAAG CTGGTGATGGTTCCTTGTCCGACCAACGTGGTGCAAGTCTTGGAGTCCTATGTGAAGCATTTtgccatcaacaaggcattcatGGCCAACGAGCGTTACAGgcggcagcagcagcaacagcagcagAATACCACGCAGAGTAGCAGCCCGCAGCCAATCCCTCCGGAGAAAAA TGAGGACTTGTGCAAGGAAATGGTTGATGGCCTAAGGATCACATTTGACTTCACTCTACCAATGATCCTCCTCTATCCCTGCGAGCAAGCTCAGTTCAAAAAGGTCAGCTCTTCTCGGCTTCTGTTGGCCGTCAACGAAGGATCCCCCTGCCCCAGCAA CACCCAGCGAGAGCGTAGTCCCAGCCCGACGGGTCACAACCCCCCCACGCCTCAATCCACGGACAGCCAGCCGGCCCTGAGTGACGTTTCTACCACCACGCCCACCGCTCCCACCCCGAAGCGCCGTCGCCACCCCGACATGGACTGTATCTCCTACCAGTCCCAGTCGTTAAGGCGTTCCACCAGGAACACGCCCGGGGGAGAACGCCCGGCTGAAGGGAGCAGTGGCG GCGGAGGCAGTTCCACAGCGTCTCCGCAACTAAAACGACGCTTGATCGACAACTCATCGCAGTCCAAATTCATCCTCAACCTTGACAGAA AAACTCCAGTTCACAGCGGTTCATCCTCACCGTTGCCCTTGACACCAAGCAAAGACCGAAGCGGACCGTTTCACGGGCTCGAGAGTCGGCGAAATAATGAGCTCAATGAG GTCCTCAGTTGGAAGCTCACCCCTGATAACTATCCCCTGAACGACCAGCCTCCTCCCCCGTCCTACCTGTACGGAGTGCAGCACCTCTTGCGACTTTTTG tgaagCTTCCAGAGATCCTTGGGAAGATGCAAATTCCTGAGAGGAATCTAAGAGCCTTGGTCAAACATCTTGAGCTCTTCCTCAG GTTTCTGGCCGAGTTCCACGACGATTTTTTTCCCGAGTCTGCATATGTGTCTGCATCGGAGGCTCACAATAACATGAAGCAACCGAGGAccgtttactga